In the Campylobacter showae genome, one interval contains:
- a CDS encoding tautomerase family protein has translation MPYVNIKITKEKEVVSAEQKRALIAGVTKLLGDTLKRDASRTVVVIEEVSTDDYGFGGESITELRSKQGK, from the coding sequence ATGCCCTACGTAAATATAAAAATCACAAAAGAAAAAGAGGTCGTAAGCGCCGAGCAAAAGCGCGCGCTCATAGCAGGCGTAACAAAGCTGCTAGGCGATACGCTAAAGCGCGACGCGAGCAGAACCGTCGTCGTGATAGAGGAAGTTAGCACCGACGACTACGGATTTGGCGGCGAAAGCATAACCGAGCTAAGATCAAAACAAGGAAAATAA
- the smpB gene encoding SsrA-binding protein SmpB, with protein sequence MGKDLAKNKKALFDFSIIETFEAGIVLKGSEVKALRAGRANLKDSFARVIKGELFLLNTHISHLNTTHSAFRPDERAPRKLLMHRKQIDKIFGQVTQEGLTLVVLALYLNDKNIVKARLALAKGKNLHDKRETIKRKEADKEARAAMKKYA encoded by the coding sequence ATGGGTAAGGATTTAGCCAAAAATAAAAAGGCCCTGTTTGACTTTAGCATCATCGAGACCTTTGAGGCGGGCATCGTGCTAAAGGGCAGCGAGGTAAAGGCTCTAAGAGCGGGCCGCGCAAACCTAAAAGACAGCTTTGCGCGCGTGATAAAGGGCGAGCTGTTTTTGCTAAACACGCACATCAGCCACCTAAACACGACGCACTCGGCGTTTCGCCCGGACGAAAGGGCTCCTAGAAAGCTACTGATGCACCGCAAGCAAATAGATAAAATTTTCGGTCAAGTCACGCAAGAGGGCCTCACGCTAGTGGTTTTAGCGCTCTATCTAAACGACAAAAATATCGTAAAGGCGCGCCTGGCGCTTGCAAAAGGTAAAAACCTGCACGATAAGCGCGAGACGATAAAACGCAAAGAAGCCGACAAAGAAGCGCGTGCAGCGATGAAAAAATACGCTTAA